From Triticum urartu cultivar G1812 chromosome 2, Tu2.1, whole genome shotgun sequence, a single genomic window includes:
- the LOC125539321 gene encoding heat stress transcription factor B-2a-like, which produces MASPALGAGTPPFLTKTYAMVDDPETDDTISWNESGTAFVVWRRAEFERDLLPKNFKHSNFASFVRQLNTYGFRKIGLDRWEFANECFRKGEKRLLSAIQRRKGSGAGAPAPAMMATPIATAIPISPTPTSSGGDAAVSSSPPPGLALVATGAMAELEEENARLRRENARLARELARARRVCDGVRHLVWRYDHGGEEVGEEDERHGAAGAKPMLFGVAIGSKRSREDGHGGGDEGNGAEEDGEDDEEEQEHDEDDERHAARREQGKAMRTERSDLNVLSLSVRAAAAARPDGGSRDRSGNH; this is translated from the exons ATGGCGTCGCCGGCGCTGGGGGCGGGGACGCCGCCGTTCCTCACCAAGACGTACGCGATGGTGGACGACCCGGAGACCGACGACACCATCTCCTGGAACGAGTCCGGCACGGCGTTCGTGGTGTGGCGCCGCGCCGAGTTCGAGCGCGACCTCCTCCCCAAGAACTTCAAGCACAGCAACTTCGCCTCCTTCGTCCGCCAGCTCAACACCTAC GGATTCAGGAAGATAGGCCTTGACAGGTGGGAGTTCGCCAACGAGTGCTTCAGGAAAGGGGAGAAGCGCCTGCTCAGCGCGATACAGAGGCGGAAGGGATCTGGCGCCGGGGCGCCGGCGCCCGCCATGATGGCGACGCCGATTGCGACGGCGATTCCGATCTCGCCCACGCCGACCAGCTCCGGCGGGGACGCCGCGGTCTCTTCGTCGCCGCCGCCCGGGCTGGCGCTGGTGGCCACCGGCGCGATGGCCGAGCTGGAGGAGGAGAACGCGCGGCTGCGGCGCGAGAACGCGAGGCTGGCGCGGGAGCTCGCGCGCGCGCGCCGCGTCTGCGACGGCGTGCGGCACCTCGTCTGGCGGTATGACCACGGCGGGGAGGAAGTGGGGGAGGAGGACGAGAGGCACGGCGCCGCAGGCGCGAAGCCGATGCTGTTCGGCGTCGCGATAGGGAGCAAGAGGTCGCGCGAGGACGGGCACGGGGGAGGGGATGAGGGAAATGGGGCagaggaggacggcgaagacgacgaggaggagcaaGAACACGACGAGGACGACGAGAGGCACGCCGCCCGGCGAGAACAAGGGAAGGCTATGAGGACGGAGCGGTCGGATCTGAATGTGCTGTCGCTGTccgtgcgggcggcggcggcggcgaggcccGACGGGGGCTCGCGTGATCGTAGCGGAAACCACTAG